The Candidatus Nomurabacteria bacterium genomic sequence TTACCTGATATGATAACGTCTTCCTTGTCATTGGCACCGCAGTCGGTAAGGCCGTCGCCAAATTTACCGTGTGAACCGATATGTCCACCACAATAGATGTGCTGTTTTGCCAGCTGATCTGCCAAATAGGCGATATCCTGCTCAGGAGATGTGCCACGATCACCAAGTGCTTGTAGCATCGCAAGGGCAGTAATGTACCCGCCACCAGCAACCTTTGCGCGTTCATGATCGCCATTATCTTCTACGCTTACCGTAGCAAAATCGTCGCCTTCAGGATACGCAATCTCGCAAACACACCGACCATCTACACAACCGTCATCCTCATGTGTGCAGCGAACCATGCATTCACCACTATTAATAATTTCAATTAGAGCCAAGGCCATCTCTGGTCGTTCCTGCTCGAAGTCTTTATAGCTGATTGTCGCGTCCTGCTTACCGCCGCCCGGGCCCGGGACCGTCTCAATCACCTCGACATTCGTTATTTCATCGCTATCAATCGTTGCTAAAACCATGTGTTCACTCACGTAATTATCCTTGTTTCATATTAAAACCAAGGATAGATTGTACTCCTATTAGGCGGCAATGCAAGGATAGAACTTTACCGATGGTGCCTGCGACGCAAATCGGCGACTTTCAGACGAACTGCATGTCGATCGATGAGCTGCTTAGCCTTATTAAGTTCAACCTGATCTTTGGCGCTTTCGCGCATCTTCATGGCACGATCTAGCGCTGCCTTGCTTTCGGCTTCAATAATATCTTCACCGCTATCGGCTTCATCTACAAGGACGCGTAATCCCTGAGGATTGACTTCAATTACGCCTCCGCTTATTGCGAAGTATTCAAGTTTGCTGTCCGGATCACCTTTGGCATAGCGAACAGCAATCGCGCCTGGCACAGCTATGCTGACGAGTGGCTCGTGTCCGGGGAACACACCAATCTCTCCTGCAGCAGTCGGCAACACGACTTCGTAGGCTTCCTGGTCGACTTTAGTACCCAGAAGTGTAATCAGTTGAAATTTCATTAGTTTTATTCTATCAAATTATCGCTAAAAAATCACCTGCAATA encodes the following:
- the atpC gene encoding ATP synthase F1 subunit epsilon — its product is MKFQLITLLGTKVDQEAYEVVLPTAAGEIGVFPGHEPLVSIAVPGAIAVRYAKGDPDSKLEYFAISGGVIEVNPQGLRVLVDEADSGEDIIEAESKAALDRAMKMRESAKDQVELNKAKQLIDRHAVRLKVADLRRRHHR